In Paroedura picta isolate Pp20150507F chromosome 6, Ppicta_v3.0, whole genome shotgun sequence, one genomic interval encodes:
- the UBE3A gene encoding ubiquitin-protein ligase E3A codes for MATACKRSPGEPHSETIEASRMKRAAAKHLIERYYHQLTEGCGNEACTNEFCASCPTFLRMDNNAAAIKALELYKINAKLCDPHPSKKGTSSAYLENNSKGAHNNSCTDRKMNKKEIQGPRDDFKDVTFLTEEKVYEILELCGEKEDYSPLIRVIGRVFSSAEALVQSFRKAKQHTKEELKSLQGKDEDKDEDEKEKAACSSAMEEDSVAPSSSSSSSRVGDNPQGDNNLQKLGPDEVSVDIDAVRRVYNRLLSNEKIETAFLNALVYLSPNVECDLTYHNVYSRDPNYLNLFIIVMENGNLHSPEYLEMALPLFCKAMSKLPLAAQAKLIRLWSKYSADQIRRMMETFQQLITYKVISNEFNSRNLVNDDDAIVAASKCLKMVYYANVVGGDVDTDHNEEEDEEPIPESSELTLQELLGEERRNKKGPRVDPLETELGVKTIDCRKPLIPFEEFINEPLNDVLEMDKDYTFFKVETENKFSFMTCPFILNAVTKNLGLYYDNRIRMYSERRITVLYSLVQGQQLNPYLRLKVRRDHIIDDALVRLEMIAMENPADLKKQLYVEFEGEQGVDEGGVSKEFFQLVVEEIFNPDIGMFTYDESTKLFWFNPSSFETEGQFTLIGIVLGLAIYNNCILDVHFPMVVYRKLMGKKGTFRDLADSHPVLYQSLRDLLQYEGSVEDDMMITFQISHTDLFGNPMMHDLKENGDKIPITNENRKEFVNLYSDYILNKSVEKQFKAFRRGFHMVTNESPLKYLFRPEEIELLICGSRNLDFQALEETTEYDGGYTRDSLIIREFWEIVHSFTDEQKRLFLQFTTGTDRAPVGGLGKLKMIIAKNGPDTERLPTSHTCFNVLLLPEYSSKEKLKERLLKAITYAKGFGML; via the exons ATCACCAGGAGAACCTCACTCTGAAACCATTGAAGCTAGCCGAAT GAAGCGAGCAGCTGCAAAGCATCTAATAGAACGCTACTACCATCAGTTAACAGAGGGCTGTGGAAATGAAGCCTGCACGAATGAATTTTGTGCTTCCTGTCCAACTTTTCTCCGTATGGATAACAATGCAGCAGCCATTAAAGCCCTCGAGCTTTATAAGATTAATGCAAAACTCTGTGATCCTCATCCCTCCAAGAAAGGGACAAGCTCGGCTTACCTAGAAaacaattccaaaggtgcccataaCAACTCCTGCACTGACAGAAAAATGAACAAGAAGGAAATTCAAGGCCCAAGAGACGATTTTAAAG ATGTGACTTTCTTAACAGAAGAAAAGGTGTATGAAATTCTTGAGCTATGTGGAGAAAAAGAGGACTATTCCCCTTTAATTCGTGTCATCGGGAGAGTGTTTTCTAGTGCTGAGGCATTGGTACAGAGTTTTCGAAAAGCCAAACAGCATACTAAAGAAGAGCTGAAGTCTCTTCAAGGAAAGGATGAAGATAAAGACGAAGATGAAAAGGAAAAAGCTGCTTGTTCTTCTGCCATGGAAGAAGATTCGGTTGCaccgtcatcatcatcatcatcatcaagagtAGGTGATAACCCGCAAGGGGATAACAACCTACAAAAACTAGGCCCAGATGAAGTGTCTGTAGACATTGATGCAGTCAGACGGGTCTACAATAGATTACTTTCTAATGAAAAAATAGAAACTGCCTTTTTAAATGCACTTGTGTACTTGTCACCCAATGTGGAATGTGACTTGACTTACCATAATGTGTACTCTCGAGATCCTAACTATCTCAACTTGTTTATTATTGTTATGGAAAATGGTAATCTTCATAGTCCTGAGTACCTGGAAATGGCATTGCCATTGTTTTGCAAAGCAATGAGTAAATTACCCCTCGCAGCTCAAGCAAAACTGATCAGATTGTGGTCAAAGTATAGCGCAGACCAGATTCGACGAATGATGGAAACATTTCAGCAGCTTATAACTTACAAAGTCATAAGCAACGAATTCAACAGTCGTAACTTAGTGAATGATGACGATGCCATTGTTGCTGCTTCAAAGTGCTTGAAAATGGTTTACTATGCAAATGTAGTAGGAGGGGATGTGGATACAGATCACaacgaggaggaggatgaagaaccTATCCCAGAATCCAGCGAGCTAACTCTTCAAGAACTGCTGGGGGAGGAGAGACGAAATAAAAAAGGGCCCCGAGTAGACCCACTGGAAACTGAGCTTGGAGTAAAAACGATAGATTGCCGAAAACCACTTATCCCCTTTGAAGAGTTTATTAATGAACCACTTAATGATGTTCTAGAAATGGACAAAGATTACACTTTCTTCAAAGTAGAAACGGAAAACAAATTCTCCTTTATGACATGTCCCTTTATATTGAATGCTGTAACCAAGAACCTGGGATTGTATTATGACAACAGGATCCGAATGTACAGTGAACGACGCATTACTGTACTCTACAGTTTAGTTCAAGGACAGCAGTTAAATCCATATTTGCGGCTCAAAGTGAGACGTGATCATATCATAGATGATGCGCTTGTCCGG TTAGAAATGATTGCCATGGAAAATCCGGCAGACTTGAAAAAACAATTATATGTGGAATTTGAAGGAGAACAAGGGGTTGATGAAGGAGGCGTTTCCAAAGAGTTTTTTCAGCTTGTCGTAGAGGAAATCTTCAACCCTGATATTG GTATGTTCACTTACGACGAATCAACAAAATTGTTTTGGTTTAACCCGTCCTCTTTTGAAACGGAGGGACAGTTTACATTGATTGGAATTGTCTTGGGTCTGGCAATTTACAATAACTGTATTCTGGATGTTCATTTCCCAATGGTGGTCTACAGAAAGCTAATGGGCAAAAAAGGAACTTTCCGTGATCTCGCAGACTCTCACCCT GTTCTCTATCAAAGTTTAAGAGACTTATTGCAGTATGAGGGGAGCGTGGAAGATGATATGATGATAACCTTCCAGATATCTCATACGGATCTCTTTGGTAATCCAATGATGCATGATTTAAAGGAAAATGGAGATAAAATCCCTAttacaaatgaaaacagaaag GAATTTGTCAATCTGTATTCGGACTACATTCTCAACAAATCAGTGGAGAAACAGTTCAAGGCCTTTCGAAGAGGGTTTCACATGGTAACCAACGAGTCTCccctaaaatatttatttagaccaGAAGAAATTGAATTGCTCATTTGCGGAAGTAGG AATCTAGACTTTCAAGCCCTAGAAGAAACTACAGAGTATGATGGCGGCTATACCAGAGACTCCCTTATTATTAG GGAATTTTGGGAAATAGTCCATTCATTTACAGATGAGCAAAAAAGACTATTCCTCCAGTTTACAACAGGCACAGATAGAGCACCAGTAGGAGGACTTGGAAAACTAAAAATGATTATAGCCAAAAATGGCCCTGACACCGAAAG GTTACCTACATCTCATACATGCTTTAATGTCCTTTTGCTTCCGGAGTACTCCAGcaaagaaaaacttaaggagagaTTGTTGAAGGCCATCACATATGCCAAAGGATTTGGCAtgctgtaa